A window of Ptychodera flava strain L36383 chromosome 1, AS_Pfla_20210202, whole genome shotgun sequence contains these coding sequences:
- the LOC139145410 gene encoding xanthine dehydrogenase/oxidase-like, which translates to MVQVYPNVMCYNSLIPLTWKSCLPFNTTDHRNSFDVLNINTVNLKGAKLSCGEGGCGSCTVMLSRVHPVTKEISHDCVYACLVPICSIHGMAVTTIEGLGSVRDRLHPIQESLIRYHGTQCGFCTPGMVMTMYTLLRNNPAPTKEEIEMSLEGMICRCTGYAPILNGFYSFSQESRCCNDSADQSCCRGKSYTDDKSQDTRHSVTGNEENKSPSMAETQDLIFPPELLVSRVFGTFSFMCPKPGMFAEPMSIMIDFSVFKIFVTLPMFLTSREYFIIPYFRLDNFSVAIDIFKSVDATEALTLEGVVCLVDASDIPGKNVLSDVFEDEEILAANKVHCVGQVIAAVVAETKELATRAAKLVKVEYEELEAIITIEEAIEKDSFFEPLHERHYGPSLEEGFASSESVIDGEVRLGGQEHFYMETHRCIVIPNLGDQSLNVIVSAQNQSAVSDKEAGEVRVGPTTKGRKKGLSIVPTKFGIEVKGSPINQAGALVNVYTDGSVLLSHGGIEMGQGLYTKMIQIASTVLDIPVDCIHISDTCTASVPNASSTGGSQGTDLNGMAVKIACEKINRRLQPHKENNPCGTWEDWVKAAYANFVSLSAVGYYGDNELHPDQVTKRGEPYKYFTYGVACSEVEVDCLTGEHQVIRTDIVMDAGRSINPAIDTGQIQGAFLQGYGLFMREELIWSDKGELLTCGPGMYDIPRVQHIPREFNIHLLENSENPTAVFSSKGVGEPPLFLASSVYFATKEAIRSARKDSGLAEDDFQLDCPATAKRIRMACGNQFHLSD; encoded by the exons ATGGTTCAAGTTTACCCTAATGTTATGTGCTATAATTCGTTAATTCCTCTGACTTGGAAATCGTGTTTACCTTTTAATACTACTGATCATCGGAACAGCTTTGATGTCCTTAACATTAACACAGTAAATCTGAAAGGTGCTAAGCTGTCTTGTGGAGAGGGAGGATGCGGATCATGTACAGTGATGCTGTCAAGAGTTCATCCAGTCACTAAAGAAATAAG TCATGACTGCGTGTACGCATGTCTGGTGCCGATATGCTCGATCCATGGCATGGCAGTAACGACTATAGAAGGACTTGGTAGTGTACGAGACAGACTTCATCCAATACAG GAAAGCCTAATCCGTTACCATGGTACCCAGTGTGGTTTTTGCACACCGGGAATGGTGATGACCATGTACACCTTACTTCGTAACAACCCAGCACCGACGAAAGAAGAAATTGAGATGTCATTGGAGGGAATGATATGTCGTTGTACTGGATATGCACCAATTCTGAATggattttacagttttagtcAG GAGAGTAGATGTTGCAATGATTCGGCAGATCAAAGTTGCTGTAGGGGAAAGAGTTATACTGATGACAAATCTCAGGACACCAGACACAGTGTAACCGGAAACGAAGAGAATAAGTCGCCAAGCATGGCCGAGACGCAGGATCTCATATTTCCACCGGAACTTCTCGTGAGTCGAGTCTTTGGGACATTTTCGTTCATGTGTCCAAAACCGGGCATGTTTGCTGAGCCAATGTCTATCATGattgatttttctgtatttaaGATCTTTGTTACTTTGCCTATGTTTTTGACATCTCGAGAATATTTTATCATACCTTATTTTCGGCTAGATAACTTTAGTGTTGCTATCGATATATTTAA GTCTGTCGATGCAACAGAAGCATTAACACTTGAAGGTGTCGTGTGCCTTGTTGACGCTAGTGATATCCCAGGCAAAAATGTTTTATCCGATGTGTTTGAAGACGAGGAAATTTTAGCTGCAAATAAG GTACACTGTGTTGGGCAGGTCATTGCTGCCGTTGTCGCCGAGACTAAAGAGTTGGCGACCCGAGCTGCAAAACTGGTCAAAGTAGAATATGAGGAACTTGAAGCCATCATTACAATCGAG GAAGCAATCGAGAAAGATTCCTTCTTTGAGCCACTACACGAAAGGCATTATGGTCCGAGCCTTGAGGAGGGTTTTGCATCATCTGAAAGCGTCATCGATGGAGAAGTGAGGCTTGGTGGACAGGAGCATTTCTACATGGAAACACATCGTTGTATCGTCATTCCTAACTTGGGAGATCAAAGTCTCAACGTGATCGTTTCAGCGCAAAACCAGTCTGCCGTTTCA GACAAGGAAGCCGGTGAGGTGCGTGTTGGACC AACAACTAAGGGGAGAAAGAAGGGACTTTCCATCGTTCCAACCAAATTTGGAATCGAAGTAAAGGGTAGTCCAATAAATCAG GCAGGTGCCTTGGTCAACGTGTACACCGATGGCTCAGTTCTACTCAGTCATGGTGGTATTGAAATGGGTCAAGGTTTATACACTAAGATGATACAGATCGCTAGTACTGTCTTGGATATACCAGTAGATTGTATTCACATCTCGGATACATGCACAGCATCGGTGCCTAACGCGTCATCTACTGGGGGAAGCCAAGGAACTGATTTGAACGGCATGGCCGTCAAA ATTGCTTGTGAGAAAATCAATAGACGGCTGCAACCACACAAGGAAAATAACCCCTGTGGTACATGGGAAGACTGG GTCAAAGCagcgtatgcaaattttgtgagcCTGTCAGCTGTTGGATATTATGG TGACAACGAGTTGCATCCTGATCAGGTGACCAAAAGGGGTGAGCCATACAAATACTTCACATATGGCGTTGCCTGCTCTGAGGTCGAAGTTGATTGCTTGACCGGAGAACACCAGGTGATACGTACAGACATTGTCATGGATGCAGGGCGGTCTATCAACCCAGCTATTGACACTGGACAG ATCCAAGGAGCTTTCTTGCAAGGCTATGGTCTGTTCATGAGAGAAGAACTCATTTGGTCTGACAAAGGCGAATTGCTGACCTGTGGTCCTGGCATGTACGACATACCGCGCGTACAACACATTCCAAGAGAGTTCAACATTCATCTCTTGGAAAATTCCGAGAATCCAACAGCGGTGTTCTCCTCCAAG